One Natrinema halophilum genomic window carries:
- the rnhB gene encoding ribonuclease HII, which yields MPFGVDEAGKGPALGSMFAAAVHLENPADLPDGIRDSKRLPSDRREELAAILRDDERIAVGVAEITPERIDAPETDMNSLAVAAHATAIEEAVADLEQDAPTAAIPGLCDACDTDADRFARRVTEACSLEGVDVDARHGADDDSPIVGAASIVAKVERDAHVAALDDEYGPIGSGYPGDPTTREFLTEYVDDHGDLPPFARESWSTCETVLAAAEQTGLEQF from the coding sequence ATGCCCTTCGGCGTCGACGAAGCGGGAAAAGGTCCGGCCCTCGGATCGATGTTCGCCGCGGCGGTTCACCTCGAGAACCCGGCCGATCTCCCGGATGGGATCAGGGACTCGAAACGACTCCCGTCGGACCGACGCGAGGAACTGGCGGCGATCCTCCGTGACGACGAGCGGATCGCAGTCGGTGTCGCCGAAATCACGCCCGAACGGATCGACGCCCCCGAAACGGATATGAACTCGCTGGCCGTCGCGGCCCACGCAACGGCGATCGAAGAGGCGGTCGCCGATCTCGAGCAGGACGCGCCGACTGCGGCGATTCCGGGACTCTGTGACGCCTGCGACACCGACGCCGACCGGTTCGCACGCCGCGTGACCGAGGCGTGTTCGCTCGAGGGCGTCGATGTGGACGCGCGCCACGGCGCCGACGACGATTCGCCGATCGTCGGGGCGGCAAGCATCGTCGCCAAGGTCGAGCGGGACGCACACGTCGCCGCCCTCGACGACGAGTACGGGCCGATCGGCAGCGGCTATCCGGGCGATCCGACCACCCGCGAGTTCCTCACGGAGTACGTCGACGACCACGGGGACCTCCCACCGTTCGCGCGCGAATCGTGGTCGACCTGCGAAACCGTTCTCGCGGCGGCCGAACAGACCGGACTCGAGCAGTTTTAG
- the trmY gene encoding tRNA (pseudouridine(54)-N(1))-methyltransferase TrmY, with product MRQFVLLGHDVPTTPDFSLDDLAGGAGRLDALCRSITAAFVTSHGIRESVRVHLVVQDTLTISFDGRDLQRLNPDERSTAALVRNALEHRDDAIGSLPAEPSPGVELYRRGFAGTLEAIADDGPVIQLHENGEAIVDVGTEGLAAPIFVLSDHRDFTDDEAALLDDVADRRLRLGPERLHADQAITVAHHFLDTDGYERF from the coding sequence ATGCGCCAGTTCGTCCTCCTCGGTCACGACGTTCCGACGACGCCCGATTTCTCACTCGACGACCTCGCCGGCGGAGCCGGTCGCCTCGACGCGCTCTGCCGATCTATCACCGCCGCGTTCGTCACCTCCCACGGCATTCGCGAGTCCGTTCGCGTCCACCTCGTCGTACAGGACACACTCACGATATCCTTCGACGGGCGCGACCTCCAACGGCTCAATCCCGACGAGCGAAGTACCGCCGCACTCGTCCGGAACGCACTCGAGCACCGCGACGACGCAATCGGTTCCCTCCCAGCCGAACCGAGCCCCGGTGTCGAACTGTATCGGCGCGGTTTCGCAGGAACGCTCGAGGCAATCGCCGACGACGGCCCCGTCATCCAACTTCACGAGAACGGCGAAGCGATAGTCGACGTCGGGACTGAGGGGCTCGCGGCCCCGATCTTCGTGCTCTCCGATCACCGGGATTTCACCGACGACGAAGCAGCGTTGCTCGACGACGTCGCCGACCGTCGTCTTCGACTCGGCCCCGAACGGCTGCACGCCGATCAAGCGATCACCGTCGCTCACCACTTCCTCGACACGGACGGTTACGAGCGGTTTTGA
- a CDS encoding CPBP family intramembrane glutamic endopeptidase, producing MPQWATFLGIAGVVLVLLLVLSHLTQSTFADGEREPGGETETRTGGTESTGRHDTETDANSVDVAVELPPRNRDSDRDPFSKTGPNPPDSTDRDSKGSARVGDRSPSQRGTSGAGDTVDGVGPGPDRNADSNRARDPLAPNGDHHRPSGRGGGPESLSTELILLNVALSQGLFALVLLGAAVFTAIPAAALGIEFSTAYLESGLVLGTVAGGTFYVANELGAAAATWAGFDHDEGLRELLAPDSIHGWLLLLFGILPIIAVFEEFLFRAALIGVPVAGFGVSPWLLAVVSSVAFAIGHGMQGSVGVIVTGLLGFVLAAAFIATESLLVVVVAHYLVNALEFIVHEGLGIEWADTLEG from the coding sequence ATGCCACAGTGGGCGACGTTCCTCGGTATCGCAGGCGTCGTCCTCGTGTTGCTACTCGTTTTATCTCACCTGACTCAGTCGACGTTTGCCGACGGTGAACGTGAACCGGGTGGCGAGACCGAGACTCGAACCGGTGGGACGGAAAGCACCGGTCGCCACGATACGGAAACTGACGCGAACAGTGTCGATGTTGCAGTTGAGTTGCCGCCGCGAAACCGCGACTCCGATCGGGACCCGTTTTCGAAAACGGGCCCGAATCCGCCCGATTCGACGGATCGTGACTCCAAAGGAAGCGCTCGAGTCGGCGACCGATCGCCGTCCCAACGCGGGACTTCGGGTGCCGGCGATACCGTCGACGGTGTGGGTCCCGGCCCCGATCGAAACGCCGACTCGAATCGAGCACGGGACCCGCTCGCTCCGAATGGTGATCATCATCGGCCGAGCGGACGCGGCGGTGGCCCGGAGTCCCTGTCGACCGAACTGATTCTCCTGAACGTGGCCCTTTCCCAGGGGCTGTTCGCACTCGTCCTACTCGGTGCGGCGGTCTTTACGGCGATTCCGGCCGCGGCGCTGGGCATCGAGTTCTCGACGGCCTATCTCGAGAGCGGTCTGGTGTTGGGGACGGTCGCCGGGGGTACGTTCTACGTCGCGAACGAACTCGGCGCGGCGGCGGCGACGTGGGCCGGTTTCGATCACGACGAGGGCTTGCGAGAACTGCTGGCCCCGGACTCGATCCACGGCTGGTTGCTCCTGCTGTTCGGCATCTTGCCGATTATCGCCGTCTTCGAGGAATTCCTCTTTCGAGCGGCGCTGATCGGCGTTCCCGTCGCCGGTTTCGGCGTCTCGCCGTGGCTGCTGGCGGTCGTTTCGTCGGTGGCGTTCGCGATCGGGCACGGAATGCAGGGATCGGTCGGTGTCATCGTCACAGGTCTCCTCGGGTTCGTCCTCGCGGCCGCCTTCATCGCCACCGAGAGTCTGCTGGTCGTCGTCGTCGCTCACTACCTCGTTAACGCGCTCGAATTCATCGTCCACGAGGGGCTTGGCATCGAGTGGGCGGACACCCTCGAAGGCTAA
- a CDS encoding RNA-guided endonuclease TnpB family protein, producing the protein MQRNVSTTVRVKLHSLTNRKADLLSREYEAFQTEVHGGDANLYSATDQQASKVQRQKDPNPDTEQPVVLRNDVFDVAYDEDTVLSSWWVQVPVYDPERGRGNSIWCPSHVPRKDEQLVREADVRDSELVRRDGDWYVHLVVKRSVTVADEYDDVLTIDMGARWVATCAFISDRKTTFYGEEVRRIREHYKQLRKSIGKAKPRQGQQVVERIGDAEARKVDDRLHKIARSIVEDAGERNAVIVVSDLGGIRKDNDKGRYVNDKTHKMPFARLLNYIEYKAHDAGIDVQLVEEYDTSKTCNRCACEGVRETQGRFECPECGLDDNADKNGALNIGKRALGKFSKLLSEAGAVLAQPETQVIVPRDDEPANLSVSVGSTPSGGTPRL; encoded by the coding sequence ATGCAACGGAACGTCTCGACCACGGTGCGGGTCAAACTCCACTCGCTGACCAATCGGAAAGCCGACCTGCTTTCCCGCGAGTATGAGGCGTTCCAGACCGAGGTTCACGGCGGAGACGCCAACCTGTACTCTGCGACCGACCAGCAAGCGTCGAAGGTACAACGGCAGAAAGACCCAAACCCCGACACCGAACAACCCGTCGTCCTTCGCAACGACGTGTTCGACGTGGCCTACGACGAGGACACCGTTCTCTCGTCGTGGTGGGTGCAAGTCCCCGTCTATGACCCTGAGCGTGGACGGGGCAACTCTATCTGGTGTCCTTCCCACGTCCCTCGGAAGGACGAACAACTCGTCCGCGAAGCCGATGTTCGGGACAGCGAACTGGTGCGCCGTGACGGTGACTGGTACGTGCATCTCGTCGTCAAGCGGTCTGTGACCGTGGCCGACGAGTACGACGATGTACTCACCATCGACATGGGCGCACGGTGGGTCGCCACCTGCGCGTTCATCTCCGACCGCAAGACCACGTTCTACGGCGAGGAAGTGCGTCGTATCCGTGAACACTACAAGCAGTTGCGGAAGTCCATCGGGAAGGCGAAACCCCGACAGGGACAGCAGGTAGTCGAGCGTATCGGTGACGCCGAGGCACGAAAGGTGGACGACCGCCTCCACAAGATTGCTCGCTCCATTGTGGAAGACGCTGGGGAACGGAACGCGGTCATCGTCGTGAGCGACCTCGGCGGGATTCGCAAGGACAACGACAAGGGGCGATACGTCAACGACAAGACCCACAAGATGCCGTTCGCCCGCCTGCTCAACTACATCGAGTACAAGGCTCACGATGCGGGCATCGACGTGCAGTTGGTCGAAGAATACGACACGTCGAAGACGTGCAACCGCTGTGCCTGCGAGGGCGTCCGAGAGACGCAGGGACGCTTTGAGTGCCCCGAGTGTGGTCTGGACGACAACGCGGACAAGAACGGTGCGCTGAACATCGGCAAACGAGCCTTGGGCAAGTTCTCGAAACTGCTGTCTGAGGCGGGGGCTGTACTGGCACAGCCCGAAACGCAGGTCATCGTCCCACGCGATGACGAACCTGCGAACCTCTCCGTTTCCGTGGGTTCAACCCCCAGTGGGGGAACCCCACGGCTTTAG
- a CDS encoding HVO_A0556 family zinc finger protein, translating to MAKSETTQTSGKGRLLAILEGEPCPSCAEGQLEQSRYKNNRAVVCDSCGTPRAQVWTASTE from the coding sequence ATGGCGAAATCGGAGACAACACAGACCAGCGGAAAAGGGCGGTTGCTCGCGATTCTCGAGGGGGAGCCGTGTCCGAGCTGTGCGGAGGGACAACTCGAGCAGAGTCGGTACAAAAACAACAGGGCCGTCGTCTGTGATAGTTGCGGTACGCCGCGGGCGCAGGTGTGGACGGCGTCGACCGAGTAA
- a CDS encoding peptidoglycan DD-metalloendopeptidase family protein, translated as MRTVGTGGLTAFGTTALTGSASAHEALEIPSDYLEQYRETGANWGMDWTYLAGIGAVETQHGQYEDGCETSSAGARGPMQFMPSTWEAYGVDGTGDGTTDICDFRDAIPSAANYLEANGAPENWDDALYAYNPRWSYVEHVTEHAARYRDQYGSGDGGGGDTGGGGGERAEFGDGDRITPTTSLNTRHRPGTESDVLATMQPGSAGEIVNGPESADGYTWWGVHWLENDLWGWSVERYLTAADDSDGGGGSGGTQGPDFTWPIDGYITSPYGDRSGHLAVDFGNDRIVGTPVYAARDGVVDVVGYEATGCGNYVKLGHDSGYQTMYCHLNSVRVSEGRRVSRGEQLGGMGDTGRSTAPHLHFTIERNRSHLPIPGGDGRTVNAGEAIPRDYDGI; from the coding sequence TTGAGAACAGTCGGAACGGGAGGCCTAACCGCGTTCGGTACGACGGCGCTGACCGGGAGCGCGAGCGCACACGAGGCCCTCGAAATCCCGTCTGACTACCTCGAGCAGTACCGAGAGACTGGCGCCAACTGGGGGATGGACTGGACGTATCTTGCCGGCATCGGGGCGGTCGAGACCCAGCACGGTCAGTACGAGGACGGCTGTGAAACCTCTTCCGCGGGGGCTCGCGGTCCCATGCAGTTCATGCCGTCGACGTGGGAGGCGTACGGTGTGGACGGAACCGGCGATGGGACCACAGATATCTGCGATTTCCGCGATGCGATCCCGTCCGCCGCGAACTACCTCGAGGCGAACGGGGCACCGGAGAACTGGGACGACGCCCTGTACGCGTACAATCCGCGGTGGTCCTACGTCGAGCACGTCACGGAACACGCCGCCCGCTATCGCGATCAGTACGGGAGTGGCGACGGCGGTGGTGGCGACACCGGCGGCGGTGGCGGCGAGCGCGCCGAGTTCGGCGACGGTGATCGGATCACGCCGACGACCAGTTTGAACACTCGCCATCGGCCGGGCACGGAATCGGACGTCCTCGCCACGATGCAACCGGGATCCGCCGGCGAGATCGTCAACGGTCCCGAATCGGCGGACGGATACACGTGGTGGGGCGTCCACTGGCTCGAGAACGATCTCTGGGGCTGGTCGGTCGAACGGTATCTCACGGCCGCGGACGATTCTGACGGCGGCGGTGGAAGCGGTGGCACGCAGGGGCCCGACTTCACGTGGCCCATCGATGGGTACATCACCTCGCCGTACGGCGATCGGTCCGGCCACCTCGCGGTCGATTTCGGCAACGATCGAATCGTCGGAACGCCGGTCTACGCGGCGCGCGACGGCGTCGTCGATGTGGTCGGCTACGAAGCGACCGGCTGTGGCAACTACGTCAAACTCGGCCACGACAGCGGCTACCAGACGATGTACTGCCACCTGAACAGCGTCCGCGTCTCCGAGGGACGGCGCGTCTCGAGGGGCGAGCAACTCGGTGGGATGGGTGATACGGGCCGGTCGACCGCACCGCACCTGCACTTCACGATCGAACGAAATCGGTCGCATTTGCCGATCCCCGGCGGCGACGGCCGGACCGTCAACGCGGGCGAGGCGATTCCGCGGGACTACGACGGAATCTGA
- a CDS encoding S1C family serine protease, translating to MNDSRLDRRSFLAVASAGLAGAVAGCSEPQADRSIEGGSSYNIDRDNLAKGSAFTDLYNAIIESVTQVRVFGIQNTETGTEGRGQGSGFLYDDSHVITNDHVIANGTAADLQYITGDWTGTTLVGRDYYSDLAVLEVDHVPDSAEPLSFTDQRPVVGQQVAAIGNPYGLEGSMSAGIVSGVDRTLQLPQRQFSYPNVIQTDAAVNPGNSGGPLVDLRGSVVGVINSGGGDNIGFAISAALAERVVPSLIESGSYEHSYMGIGLRTVDRLIAEANDLAEATGVMVTAVVNDSAADGVLRPASRSVQRRGESIPVGGDVILELNGNSIPDRHALSTFLALETSPGETLTVRLRRDGQSITRELTLDARPPR from the coding sequence ATGAACGATTCTCGACTGGATCGGCGGTCCTTTCTCGCGGTCGCGAGCGCCGGTCTCGCCGGCGCGGTCGCCGGCTGTTCCGAACCTCAGGCCGACCGTTCGATCGAGGGCGGTTCCTCGTACAACATCGACCGGGACAATCTGGCAAAGGGATCGGCGTTTACCGATCTCTACAACGCGATCATCGAATCGGTCACGCAGGTTCGCGTCTTCGGCATTCAGAACACAGAGACCGGCACAGAGGGGCGCGGACAGGGGTCGGGCTTCCTCTACGATGATAGCCACGTCATAACCAACGACCACGTCATCGCTAACGGGACGGCAGCCGACCTCCAGTACATCACCGGCGACTGGACTGGCACCACGCTCGTCGGCCGCGACTATTACAGCGACCTGGCCGTCCTCGAGGTCGATCACGTCCCCGACTCGGCCGAACCCTTATCGTTTACCGACCAACGGCCGGTCGTCGGCCAACAGGTCGCAGCGATCGGCAATCCCTACGGCCTCGAGGGGTCGATGTCCGCGGGGATCGTAAGCGGCGTCGATCGGACACTCCAGCTTCCGCAGCGCCAATTTTCCTATCCGAACGTCATCCAGACGGATGCCGCGGTCAATCCAGGCAACAGCGGCGGTCCACTCGTCGACCTCCGGGGATCGGTCGTGGGTGTCATCAATTCCGGTGGCGGTGACAACATCGGATTCGCGATTTCTGCAGCCCTCGCCGAGCGCGTCGTCCCGTCGCTCATCGAGTCCGGTTCGTACGAACACTCCTATATGGGTATCGGACTCAGAACAGTCGATCGACTGATCGCCGAAGCGAACGACCTTGCGGAGGCGACCGGCGTCATGGTCACCGCCGTCGTCAACGACTCGGCCGCCGACGGCGTTTTGCGACCGGCCTCGCGCTCCGTTCAGCGACGGGGCGAATCGATTCCCGTCGGGGGCGACGTCATCCTCGAACTGAACGGCAATTCGATTCCCGATCGCCACGCACTATCCACGTTTCTCGCGCTCGAAACTAGTCCCGGAGAAACGCTCACGGTTCGCCTTCGGCGAGACGGACAATCGATTACGAGAGAATTGACTCTCGATGCTCGTCCACCGAGATAA
- the lonB gene encoding ATP-dependent protease LonB → MSNDTNVDDPPEDVSDAPPDEGIVEEQSDRQGERSPLEEGGDRRTDVDDPTDEFDPSSDEADEDDDIETVDDLGSTVEVDPGVEVDEEIAEDDLLGGLKIDSTEDIEVPDRLVDQVIGQDEARDIIIKAAKQRRHVMMIGSPGTGKSMLAKAMSQLLPKEDLQDVLVYHNPDDGNEPKVRTVPAGKGEQIIDAHKEEARKRNQMRSILMWIIIAIVIGYAILSGNILLGVVAAGIIWLIFRYTSRGTDAMVPNMIVNNGDQRVAPFEDATGAHAGALLGDVRHDPFQSGGMETPSHDRVEPGSIHKANKGVLFVDEINTLDIRTQQKLMTAIQEGEFAITGQSERSSGAMVQTEPVPCDFIMVAAGNLDAMENMHPALRNRIKGYGYEVYMDDTIEDTPEMRRKYARFIAQEVERDGRLPHFTDDAVEEVILEAKRRSGRKNHLTLLFRSLGGLVRVAGDIARAEDREFTTRDDVLQAKQRSRSIEQQLADDYIERRKDYELQVNEGGVEGRVNGLAVMGEDSGIMLPVMAEIAPAQGGGQVIATGQLKEMAEESVQNVSAIIKKFSDVDLSEKDIHIQFVQAGQQGVDGDSASITVATAVISALENIPVDQSIAMTGSLSVRGDVLPVGGVTHKIEAAAKAGCSRVIIPEANEQDVMIEEEYEDMIEIIPCSNISEVLDVALMGEPKKDSLVDRLKSITGSAFDQGAVGSAGGSNPSPQ, encoded by the coding sequence ATGAGTAACGATACGAACGTTGACGACCCTCCTGAAGACGTCTCGGACGCGCCTCCCGACGAAGGAATCGTCGAGGAGCAATCCGACCGTCAGGGAGAGCGGTCGCCGCTCGAGGAGGGAGGCGACCGTCGCACAGACGTCGACGATCCAACCGACGAGTTCGATCCGTCGTCCGACGAAGCTGACGAAGACGACGACATCGAAACCGTCGACGACCTCGGCAGCACGGTCGAGGTCGATCCAGGCGTCGAGGTCGACGAGGAGATCGCCGAGGACGACCTCCTCGGCGGCCTCAAGATCGACTCGACGGAGGACATCGAAGTCCCCGATCGACTCGTCGATCAGGTCATCGGACAGGACGAAGCACGAGATATCATTATCAAGGCGGCGAAGCAGCGTCGACACGTCATGATGATCGGCTCGCCGGGGACCGGCAAGTCGATGCTGGCGAAGGCGATGAGCCAACTGCTACCGAAGGAGGATCTTCAGGACGTTTTAGTCTACCACAACCCGGACGACGGCAACGAGCCGAAGGTCCGAACCGTCCCCGCCGGCAAGGGCGAACAGATCATCGACGCCCACAAGGAGGAAGCCCGAAAGCGAAACCAGATGCGCTCGATCCTCATGTGGATCATCATCGCGATCGTCATCGGGTATGCGATCCTCTCCGGCAACATCCTGCTTGGCGTCGTCGCAGCAGGGATCATCTGGCTGATCTTCAGGTACACCAGCCGGGGCACGGACGCGATGGTGCCCAACATGATCGTCAACAACGGCGATCAGCGCGTTGCGCCGTTCGAGGACGCAACCGGCGCCCACGCCGGTGCACTGCTCGGTGACGTCCGCCACGACCCCTTCCAGTCCGGCGGCATGGAAACGCCGAGCCACGACCGCGTCGAACCCGGCTCCATCCACAAGGCCAACAAGGGCGTGCTGTTCGTCGACGAGATCAACACGCTCGACATTCGCACCCAGCAGAAGCTGATGACGGCCATCCAGGAGGGCGAGTTCGCGATCACCGGTCAGTCCGAGCGCTCCTCGGGCGCGATGGTCCAGACCGAACCCGTCCCCTGTGACTTCATCATGGTCGCGGCGGGTAACTTGGACGCGATGGAGAACATGCACCCCGCGCTCCGCAACCGGATCAAGGGGTACGGCTACGAGGTCTACATGGACGACACCATCGAGGACACCCCCGAGATGCGTCGCAAGTACGCCCGCTTCATCGCTCAGGAGGTCGAACGCGACGGCCGCCTGCCCCACTTCACCGACGACGCAGTCGAGGAAGTCATCCTCGAGGCGAAACGCCGCTCGGGTCGGAAGAACCACCTGACGCTGCTGTTTCGCAGCCTCGGTGGCCTGGTCCGCGTCGCCGGCGACATCGCCCGCGCCGAGGATCGGGAGTTTACGACCCGCGATGACGTCCTTCAGGCCAAGCAGCGCTCGCGCTCGATCGAGCAACAGCTTGCCGACGACTACATCGAGCGCCGCAAGGACTACGAACTGCAGGTCAACGAAGGCGGTGTCGAGGGCCGCGTCAACGGCCTCGCCGTCATGGGCGAGGACTCGGGCATCATGCTCCCCGTGATGGCCGAGATCGCACCCGCCCAGGGTGGCGGTCAGGTGATCGCGACCGGCCAGCTAAAGGAGATGGCCGAGGAGTCCGTCCAGAACGTCTCCGCGATCATCAAGAAGTTCTCCGACGTCGACCTCTCGGAGAAGGACATCCACATCCAGTTCGTACAGGCCGGTCAACAGGGCGTCGACGGCGACTCCGCCTCCATCACGGTCGCGACCGCGGTCATCAGCGCCCTCGAGAACATCCCGGTCGATCAATCGATCGCGATGACCGGCTCGCTGTCGGTCCGTGGTGACGTGCTCCCGGTCGGTGGGGTCACTCACAAGATCGAAGCCGCCGCCAAGGCCGGCTGTTCCAGGGTCATCATCCCCGAAGCGAACGAACAGGACGTGATGATAGAAGAGGAGTACGAGGACATGATCGAGATCATCCCCTGTTCGAACATCAGCGAAGTCCTCGACGTCGCCCTGATGGGCGAACCGAAGAAAGACTCGCTGGTCGATCGGCTCAAGTCGATCACCGGCTCCGCGTTCGATCAGGGCGCCGTTGGCTCCGCTGGCGGCTCGAACCCGAGTCCCCAGTAA
- a CDS encoding DUF7511 domain-containing protein — MTDADVHTSDSEEPTYEFDHVTVENDHAPNECAIFPHDVSEDVLMTTWISAHDDSFVDLETMR, encoded by the coding sequence ATGACCGACGCCGACGTTCACACATCCGATAGCGAGGAACCGACGTACGAGTTCGACCACGTCACGGTCGAAAACGATCACGCTCCGAACGAGTGTGCGATCTTCCCGCACGATGTCAGCGAAGACGTACTCATGACCACCTGGATTTCGGCCCACGACGACTCGTTCGTCGACCTCGAAACGATGCGCTAA
- a CDS encoding metal-dependent hydrolase yields MWPWGHLAVAYVLYSIAVHRQFGRSPRAVPTIALAIGSQTPDLIDKPLAWNFGVLPGGRTFAHSLFVVAFLVPVVIVVADRLDGRMVGAAFLAGYCLHLLADVPPAFFSGTFEAAAFLLWPVLEQPPEAPVAGIFDAILHYYELGTYEWVQFGLFAVAIVAWYLDGMPGLGLVRTSLERRLGVGS; encoded by the coding sequence ATGTGGCCCTGGGGACACCTCGCCGTCGCCTACGTGCTGTATTCAATCGCCGTCCATCGCCAGTTCGGCCGATCGCCTCGGGCCGTCCCGACGATCGCGCTGGCGATCGGTTCCCAAACGCCCGATCTGATCGACAAACCGCTCGCGTGGAACTTCGGGGTGCTGCCCGGCGGCCGAACGTTCGCCCACTCGCTTTTCGTCGTCGCGTTCCTCGTTCCGGTCGTCATCGTCGTCGCGGATCGACTCGACGGTCGAATGGTCGGCGCCGCCTTCCTCGCCGGCTATTGCTTGCACCTCCTCGCTGACGTCCCCCCGGCGTTCTTCTCGGGAACGTTCGAGGCTGCTGCCTTCCTTCTGTGGCCGGTCCTCGAGCAGCCGCCCGAAGCCCCCGTCGCCGGCATTTTCGACGCGATCCTCCACTATTACGAGTTAGGGACCTACGAGTGGGTCCAGTTCGGTCTCTTCGCCGTCGCCATCGTAGCCTGGTATCTGGACGGGATGCCCGGGCTCGGACTGGTACGGACGTCGCTCGAGCGCCGACTCGGCGTCGGTTCGTGA
- a CDS encoding tRNA pseudouridine(54/55) synthase Pus10 translates to MITEDARALLATGAVCDSCLGRPFAERSFGLTNAARGRALRTTVALADDEDFDPTSPADCWVCEGYCGTFDAIAETIVDALEGIAFATYQVGTRVPPLVEENERLLREDAGLDPDVGESIKREVNREVGRRVGAKTGTDVDFDRPDVLAIVDLDGFEPFEAVESESVTSHAVDVQINPAFVYGRYRKLERHIPQTEWPCRECGGSGVQLGDGGEEPCDYCGGSGYMYDTSVEQVVRPHVVDAMNGDDGTFHGAGREDVDARMLGDGRPFVLEVKRPRKRDPDPAALEREINEAADGAVEVEGLQLATHEMVERVKEHDASKRYRADVTFEDPIDEAAFDAALAELEGTTVDQYTPERVDHRRAGLTRERTVYDIDGDLREPTEAEVRLHGEGGLYVKELISSDDGRTEPSLAGLLETDAEVTALDVTGVEGEDDPFELEAYLRDEPDER, encoded by the coding sequence ATGATTACGGAGGACGCTCGCGCGTTACTCGCAACCGGGGCCGTCTGTGACTCCTGTCTCGGGCGGCCGTTCGCCGAGCGGAGTTTCGGGCTGACCAACGCAGCGCGCGGCCGGGCGCTACGGACCACTGTCGCGCTGGCCGATGACGAGGATTTCGATCCCACCAGCCCTGCGGACTGCTGGGTTTGCGAGGGATACTGTGGCACCTTCGACGCCATCGCCGAGACGATCGTCGATGCCCTCGAGGGCATCGCATTCGCCACCTATCAGGTCGGGACGCGCGTCCCGCCGCTGGTCGAGGAAAACGAACGACTGCTCCGAGAGGACGCGGGCCTCGATCCGGACGTCGGCGAGTCGATCAAGCGGGAAGTCAACCGCGAGGTCGGCCGGCGCGTCGGCGCGAAAACGGGGACCGACGTCGACTTCGACCGACCCGACGTCCTCGCAATCGTCGACCTCGATGGGTTCGAACCGTTCGAAGCCGTCGAATCCGAATCCGTCACGAGCCACGCAGTCGACGTGCAAATCAACCCCGCATTCGTCTACGGTCGCTATCGCAAACTCGAGCGGCACATCCCGCAGACGGAATGGCCGTGTCGAGAGTGTGGGGGCAGCGGCGTCCAGCTCGGAGACGGCGGCGAGGAACCGTGCGATTACTGCGGCGGTTCGGGCTACATGTACGACACCAGCGTCGAACAGGTCGTCCGACCCCACGTCGTCGACGCTATGAACGGCGACGACGGAACGTTCCACGGCGCGGGCCGGGAAGACGTCGACGCCCGCATGCTCGGCGACGGCCGGCCGTTCGTTCTCGAAGTCAAACGGCCCCGAAAGCGCGACCCCGATCCCGCAGCGCTCGAGCGTGAGATCAACGAGGCTGCCGACGGTGCAGTCGAAGTCGAGGGACTGCAGCTTGCGACCCACGAGATGGTCGAACGAGTCAAAGAACACGACGCGAGCAAGCGCTACCGGGCCGACGTCACGTTCGAAGACCCGATCGACGAAGCCGCATTCGACGCGGCGCTCGCCGAACTCGAGGGGACGACAGTCGATCAGTACACACCCGAGCGAGTCGACCACCGTCGGGCCGGCCTCACCCGCGAGCGGACGGTGTACGATATCGACGGCGACCTTCGGGAACCGACGGAGGCCGAGGTACGACTCCACGGCGAGGGCGGCCTATACGTTAAGGAGCTCATAAGCAGCGACGACGGCCGAACAGAACCGAGTCTGGCGGGGCTGCTCGAGACCGACGCAGAGGTAACGGCGCTGGACGTGACCGGCGTCGAAGGGGAAGACGATCCGTTCGAACTCGAGGCGTACCTCAGAGACGAACCGGACGAGCGCTAA